From the Deltaproteobacteria bacterium genome, the window TTGTCAGAGGATGGGAAAGCATGATCAGAGCACCCACGGCGGCACATGTCGCGGTGATGATCGACCAAGACATGATCATGTTGATGCTGGACTGGCTCCCCGAAAAAAAAAAGCCGGCAAGAAACAGGGAAATGATGGCCAGTGAAAAAATCCACCCGGCGGCCCGGCTGAAAACCCCCGTATCGGGGATGCTGTTTAATTGATCTAAATCAATATGCTGCCCCAAATGCCTCAAAATTCCAGGAATATGTCCCGCACCAACAACCGCAACAATTCTCGGCCCAGGCGCTTCACCGATCATCCGGGCCAGATACAGATCTCTTTCATCGATCAGGGTCCCCTTTAGGGCGGGTAATCTTTCCCCCAGCGACTTTAGGGCTATTTCCAGAACATCCTGATCTTTGAGCTTCTCGATATCTTCCTCTGTAATGTCATCGGCGATGAACAAAGAGAGGATCATCTCGGGAAGCACTCTGATCTTGCTCCAGAAACTCATATTTCGCCAAGCACGCAGGAGCGTGACACGAATCGACCCGTCCGCCAAAACCAGACTGGAACCCATTTCCTCTGCAAGCCGCACCGCCCGGCGCATTTCCTCGCCAGGCTGAATTTGGAATTTTTTGGCCATCCTGCGCTGAAAGGAAGCCATGAGCAACTGGGCCAAAAGCAGGGAAGTCCTTTTGTCCCTGATGACTATCATAATATCCATCTCATG encodes:
- a CDS encoding TraB/GumN family protein; amino-acid sequence: MASGYFELSRFESRFAERPKSIVKGRCLDDRNITRLSHHGKEIILVGTAHVSRESAVLVENTIREERPDTVCVELCQDRLEAIRQEDRWHEMDIMIVIRDKRTSLLLAQLLMASFQRRMAKKFQIQPGEEMRRAVRLAEEMGSSLVLADGSIRVTLLRAWRNMSFWSKIRVLPEMILSLFIADDITEEDIEKLKDQDVLEIALKSLGERLPALKGTLIDERDLYLARMIGEAPGPRIVAVVGAGHIPGILRHLGQHIDLDQLNSIPDTGVFSRAAGWIFSLAIISLFLAGFFFSGSQSSINMIMSWSIITATCAAVGALIMLSHPLTIIASAVSAPVATLHPLIATGWVAGLTEAAIRKPQVKDFLSLTEDITSFRGFFRNKITRILLLIAFVNLTTSLGTFAAIPVMMRFLQF